A genomic segment from Salvia splendens isolate huo1 chromosome 13, SspV2, whole genome shotgun sequence encodes:
- the LOC121761185 gene encoding uncharacterized protein LOC121761185, whose amino-acid sequence MKMLSWFGKGKNLAGGGYRKDRPPEDDCCPICFDDFHVPCRTNCGHWFCGSCLVRFSKFMANFQLCKCPMCESWIYNLVPYTPVMIQPGREEVSEILREIEQYNRENELGREVGELLGGMKQHDRQHKVGFSFFTKYGDLIDRVDVVMDTIFSTIRFITLLMHIVHTIYDLRLWPNEGIEFRLAYMLRCALLLLTIWMNRRWLRDRLPQ is encoded by the exons ATGAAGATGCTGAGTTGGTTCGGAAAAGGCAAGAATTTGGCCGGAGGAGGATACAGAAAGGATAGGCCGCCGGAAGATGACTGCTGCCCAATTTGCTTCGATGATTTCCACGTTCCATGCCGCACTAACTGCGGCCATTGGTTTTGCG GCAGCTGTCTTGTTCGATTTTCGAAGTTCATGGCAAATTTCCAACTGTGCAAGTGCCCTATGTGTGAATCCTGGATATATAATCTTGTTCCCTATACACCAGTAATGATTCAGCCTGGAAGAGAAGAAGTTAGTGAAATCCTCCGGGAGATTGAGCAATATAATCGTGAAAACGAG CTAGGAAGAGAGGTTGGTGAGTTACTCGGAGGGATGAAGCAACATGATCGCCAACACAAGGTTGGGTTTAGCTTCTTCACG AAATATGGAGATCTGATTGATCGCGTGGATGTAGTGATGGATACTATATTTAGCACAATACGGTTTATTACT CTGCTGATGCACATTGTCCACACAATATATGACCTCCGTTTGTGGCCAAATG AAGGGATTGAATTCCGACTAGCTTACATGCTGAGATGTGCTCTGCTTCTACTTACTATTTGGATGAATAGGCGATGGTTGCGGGATCGTTTGCCTCAATAG